Within the Bacillus sp. FSL K6-3431 genome, the region GAGTGAGTAAAGAATCGGAGGATCTATATACATCATTCATTGGTTCAGATTTTATATTGGAAGGTGAAAATGCCGCGAAAATTGTTATTGAACATTTTGGGGCAGATAAAGAAGTAAATATCGTAGAACTACAAGGTACTGTAGGTGCTAGTGCCGCAAATGACCGTAAAACAGGTTTTGAACAAGGATTGGAAGCTGCATCTGGATTCAAAATCATTAAATCACAAACAGGGGATTTCACCCGTGCACAAGGAAAAGAAGTAATGGAAGCATTTCTTCAGACTGATGCAGAAAATATCGATGTAGTTTATGCCCATAATGACGATATGGCTCTTGGCGCAATACAAGCAATTGAAGAAGCCGGATTAAAGCCAAGTGAAGATATCTTTATTATCTCAGTTGATGGTATTAAAGAAGTTTTTGAAGCAATTGCTGATGGAAAAATGAATGCTGTTGTTGAGTGTAATCCACTACTTGGACCTCAATTAAAACAAGCAATTTTAGATTTTAAAGCAGGTAAGGTAGTAGAAAAATGGATCAAAACAGAAGAAGATGTATTCGTTGGTCAAGATGCGATTGATGCTTTACCAGACCGTAAATATTAAAAGGACAGGGCTAATTTATCTGTATAGAAAAGAATTTTATAACCGAGGATGGGAAAAAAATATATCCAAAAATAAGCGGAACCTACACGCAAAAGTGAAAGTTTTAATAAGAAGGATTACTCGGAGCAACTTTATAAGTAGCTTCGATTTTTTAAGATAAATTTAGATGGAAATCCAAGCTTCAACCCGTTCTCCTATCTTTGCAGGGAGTTTTTTTGTATTATTAAAAGAGAAAGGTTTTTATCTTTAGATTAAATTTCAGTGAAGGTGATATGAATGAAGGCGAGGTCTTTCTATCCTAAAAAAGGCCGTGTCATACTGCATGTTGATATGAACAGTTTCTTTGCCTCTGTGGAGATGGCGTATGATCCTTCACTGAAAGGAAAGCCACTTGCAATAGCTGGGGATGTTGAAAAACGCAGGGGTATTGTTGTTACGTGTAGCTATGAGGCTCGTCAGTATGGCGTAAAAACGACAATGCCGCTTTGGGAAGCGAAAAAGCTATGTTCACAACTGATCGTTAAAAAGCCAAATCTTGATCGCTATCGTGAAGTGTCACAGGCCATTTTTGAGGAATTGCGGCAAGTTACGGAGTGGGTAGAGCCGGTATCGATCGATGAAGGATATTTAGATATTACTGATTGTCATGAACTTGGAACACCAATGGATATTGCTTTAGCCATTCAGCAAAGTTTATTACGCAAGCTTGATTTGCCATGCAGTATAGGGATTGCTCCAAATAAATTTTTGGCTAAAATGGCTTCTGATATGAAAAAGCCATTAGGTATCACAATTTTACGAAAAAGGGATTTACCGCATGTGATTTGGCCACTCCCAATTCTGGAAATGCATGGTGTTGGTGAAAAAACGGCGGAAAAGTTGGCGGGCATTCAGGTTCATACGATCGGGGATTTAATTCAAATAAATGAACAGCAATTAAAATCAGTTCTAGGTATACGGGGAATTAAATTAAAAGAGCGAGCGAACGGCAATGATACACGGCCTGTTGATCCTGCAGCCGCTGAAGAAAACAAAAGCATTGGCAGCTCGATCACTTTACCCCGTGATATAACAAATCAATCAGAGCTTACAGTGATCTTGGAAGGTCTTTCAGAAAGTGTTTCTAAGCGTTTG harbors:
- a CDS encoding ABC transporter substrate-binding protein, which codes for MKKALNVSRFVVMFILLAALLIGCSTSNSGGNENKNAGEKESSDEPIVVGFSQIGAESGWRTAETESVKETFGNDAQFELKFSDAQQKQDNQIKALRSFIAQKVDAIALAPVVESGWETVLQEAKDADIPVFLLDRGVSKESEDLYTSFIGSDFILEGENAAKIVIEHFGADKEVNIVELQGTVGASAANDRKTGFEQGLEAASGFKIIKSQTGDFTRAQGKEVMEAFLQTDAENIDVVYAHNDDMALGAIQAIEEAGLKPSEDIFIISVDGIKEVFEAIADGKMNAVVECNPLLGPQLKQAILDFKAGKVVEKWIKTEEDVFVGQDAIDALPDRKY
- a CDS encoding DNA polymerase IV, which encodes MKARSFYPKKGRVILHVDMNSFFASVEMAYDPSLKGKPLAIAGDVEKRRGIVVTCSYEARQYGVKTTMPLWEAKKLCSQLIVKKPNLDRYREVSQAIFEELRQVTEWVEPVSIDEGYLDITDCHELGTPMDIALAIQQSLLRKLDLPCSIGIAPNKFLAKMASDMKKPLGITILRKRDLPHVIWPLPILEMHGVGEKTAEKLAGIQVHTIGDLIQINEQQLKSVLGIRGIKLKERANGNDTRPVDPAAAEENKSIGSSITLPRDITNQSELTVILEGLSESVSKRLKRKNYLTSNVSVTIRYKDRRTISRSRKFINPINKAEDILLAAITLFNENWNGDAVRLLGITGQDLIEEDSAYEQLDLFSYEKEARKEPLYKAIASIKSKYGDSSVQRGIDVNPVQKKKKM